A window of the Dyadobacter pollutisoli genome harbors these coding sequences:
- a CDS encoding CopD family protein translates to MTYLHFKALHIIFVVSWFAGLFYMPRLFVYHTEAKDKPSPEREILFAQFTKMEKLLWNAIMTPASWLALLCGGAMLYITPAWLDQDWMRLKLLFVLGLIAYHSFTHKILLELRDEKFRFTSFQLRLFNEVATIFLFSIVFLVVLKNTVDWLYGVLGLIAFAVVIMTAVRIVKRVREKKRTE, encoded by the coding sequence ATGACGTATCTCCATTTTAAAGCCCTTCATATCATTTTTGTCGTCAGCTGGTTTGCAGGACTTTTCTATATGCCCCGCCTGTTTGTGTACCATACCGAAGCCAAAGACAAGCCAAGTCCGGAACGGGAAATCCTTTTTGCACAGTTTACCAAAATGGAAAAACTGCTCTGGAATGCGATCATGACACCGGCTTCCTGGCTCGCCTTACTATGCGGCGGAGCAATGCTTTACATTACACCTGCCTGGCTTGATCAGGACTGGATGCGTTTAAAGTTACTTTTTGTTTTGGGATTAATAGCATACCATTCTTTCACACACAAAATCCTGCTCGAACTACGGGACGAAAAATTCAGGTTTACATCCTTCCAGCTGAGGCTTTTTAACGAAGTCGCCACGATATTTCTGTTCTCCATTGTATTTCTGGTGGTCTTGAAGAACACTGTAGACTGGCTTTACGGCGTGCTCGGGCTGATTGCGTTTGCGGTAGTGATCATGACAGCCGTGAGGATCGTGAAACGTGTGCGAGAGAAAAAACGTACGGAATAG
- the msrA gene encoding peptide-methionine (S)-S-oxide reductase MsrA: MTRTTIPIFTFFFMCCMVVISCAQSDKKHKKKMDKETAATALDENNVDTANTEIATFGTGCFWCTEAVLESLDGVKKVVSGYSGGHDPNPNYKDVCTGTTGHAECVEVTYDPKVISYADLLEAFFRSHDPTTLNRQGNDVGTQYRSVIFYHNAEQKNLAEQAKAELDKSGAYSNPIVTEITGAQKFYPAEDYHQNYFANNPDQGYCAFVIAPKLDKFKKVFKEKLRKHI, encoded by the coding sequence ATGACAAGAACCACGATCCCGATTTTCACATTCTTCTTCATGTGTTGCATGGTTGTTATCTCCTGCGCACAATCGGACAAAAAACATAAGAAAAAAATGGACAAGGAAACGGCTGCAACTGCATTGGACGAAAATAACGTGGACACCGCGAATACTGAGATCGCTACTTTCGGGACCGGATGTTTCTGGTGTACCGAAGCGGTGCTCGAATCTCTCGATGGTGTTAAAAAAGTGGTCTCGGGTTACTCAGGCGGCCATGATCCCAACCCCAACTATAAGGATGTATGTACCGGCACCACTGGTCACGCCGAATGCGTGGAAGTTACTTATGACCCCAAAGTGATTAGTTATGCGGACTTACTTGAAGCATTTTTCCGCAGTCACGACCCTACTACGCTGAACCGTCAGGGTAATGATGTGGGTACGCAATACCGTTCGGTAATTTTTTATCACAATGCAGAGCAAAAAAACCTGGCAGAACAGGCCAAAGCAGAGCTGGACAAATCCGGCGCGTACTCCAATCCGATTGTAACCGAGATCACTGGTGCGCAGAAGTTTTATCCTGCTGAGGACTACCACCAAAACTACTTCGCAAACAACCCGGATCAAGGATATTGCGCCTTTGTGATCGCTCCGAAACTGGATAAGTTCAAGAAGGTTTTCAAGGAAAAATTGCGGAAACACATTTGA